A DNA window from Plasmodium brasilianum strain Bolivian I chromosome 12, whole genome shotgun sequence contains the following coding sequences:
- a CDS encoding LCCL domain-containing protein — MAKLFCNYAFVLFLFHVFFVNSEDEINNTFFKFDNCEATSTFPSVGENGLPQYAADNALTRGSGYWCSEGKHNANDIISWTGHLKNVRSLNGLTIHWAYSPGEVSVLASYDGNEPYEEVVPYQVIESRAGNVVQNIIFNHIIRAKSIRLLMRHAIHEYFGINFVNALGSGDSTLRIQSGMTSLTQDLCLQIDETNEVVLDGCITSMSYLDGRDLWKLNANNQIYNPINNLCITLKDNMIANGGKLIMEDCNSSLEHNDGRSSWKLLPNNQLKMLRDGNFCLSQDGSKSGSVDVSLHKQATSTLSRDGKNFSTDKAVDGNLDTFWASQPFTIDTAPDSVYFDINLGSKYKLQKCIIDWKYPATKYSIMLSKDGENYKEVSSNLANFLRSTINNLHNEEAQFIKLKLMSPNPEFAEEDNLYYGIKKFSVYANRIKSIVDDCEKIKDSDDARDKYFFEFVSEINMQEGKELKRLDYELQQYAEKIQNEALKIQKLNPKMKKCKVEKEKRHSDILNIKNVILKNIYDVISQTQNIIKINSLSSYYSTSTKELGQTPENPADNCFHLKMTLPSSPSGFYYVLPSCSQDVLRVFCDMKIGGTYYIPSVDTSLINKIKDVENVCATYGLDPIHLHHENQVHVLKHLFYIMDINITNPVPLAIRRETEAFFSLDFQENVHTVVTKFGTPVGNTFGVNNEGVLFFDSSNSEMSAFVCSDNINSINLPEPFVNLSCETTLKQANEIDKVVGSEYLIKCPHDCLERETEESIIGGEANVYSEDSSICLSAIHSGVYDKHYLIHLRVVNGLGEYEGTFQNGIISENYINDNQEFAFKLFNVPPKCPGKNTQMSNFFFFELDTSRSGIDEKENIYVDSSTADAINDLVMIVNKQVGSTDPTFLALINKQSMKIVSNARRYLKPTENFEKNIELLSNETLKDVQKVSHMIKLLSSKITSELEKRKYKLEILIDERLRQKAFESWKLDISTENDIYDTFEIVNSVQLQQGGKWKILDNPVNEGMVGYTLTQNVRVLNSPQMNNLFTGTYAFLRYKSFFDFVFSTYIYVKGTGSVGLIFRAYDKYNYYMLELNNGQNGFKRLIKFQNNEPTELAIIKDPGFEEANWCAVRIECIGSKINISVIKTVKPLYESPIPDIIVNDDYNTAGTIGFYTYGIDSVEFTKPVVESVECLTKERTYKNISPLSCNIYEEFFVGKFNKSYIIYDPENGTGGPSDWSYDNNIGKEKHVILQKSNIKGDENKEVPSFIILQNKTCQVGVINFSLYPQCSNNGIVGAIFKFHDSNNYTILEIGSNFTRLRQNINGNYQLLAKSIISGYKENIWNRVTISFSSTNINVNMGSGLMTYPIFSLIGLDLQDGQQIGFTSYGCNNIAFSNIFLHPFDYKPYSPTPASIGTENIMPIFSKIKEDTIQKDTEQDDNYISSERTDEQVKQAQIDKHAFEEEPSDQVKKDIYYCATHKDIIDRLTYCSKYDKENPNCPNEFCKLCCDNIGSLNEEDTKSCIELCEKLDDKVVHTSEILDFLKKSCIKSPNEELKQSCENDTNKEECLTDMCQMCCQSVTIPENLITNDVNISSLVNQCISLCD, encoded by the exons TGGGGAAGTTTCTGTTTTAGCTAGCTACGATGGAAATGAGCCATACGAAGAGGTGGTGCCATACCAAGTTATTGAATCTCGAGCTG GGAACGTCGtccaaaatattatattcaacCACATAATTAGGGCGAAATCAATTAGGCTACTCATGAGACATGCCATACATGAATATTTTGGTATTAACTTTGTGAATGCACTGGGTTCAGGGGATTCAACGCTAAGAATACAAAGTGGAATGACTAGCCTTACTCAAGATTTATGTTTGCAGATAGATGAAACAAATGAAGTAGTTTTAGATGGATGTATTACTTCTATGTCTTATTTAGATGGTAGAGACTTATGGAAATTGAATGCGaataatcaaatatataatccaataaataatttatgtataactTTAAAAGATAACATGATAGCTAATGGAGGTAAACTCATAATGGAAGATTGTAATTCTAGTTTAGAACATAATGATGGTCGTAGTTCATGGAAATTATTACCAAACAatcaattaaaaatgttaagagATGGAAACTTTTGCCTGTCTCAAGATGGATCTAAATCAGGTAGTGTAGATGTTTCCTTACATAAACAAGCTACATCTACATTATCAAGAGATGGTAAAAACTTTTCTACAGATAAAGCTGTTGACGGGAACCTAGATACATTTTGGGCTTCTCAACCATTTACCATAGACACCGCTCCTGATTCTGTTTATTTTGATATTAATCTAggaagtaaatataaattacaaaaatgtataattgaTTGGAAATATCCAGCTACTAAATATTCTATAATGTTAAGTAAGGATGGAGAAAACTACAAAGAAGTTAGTAGTAATTTAGCAAACTTTTTAAGAAGTACTATTAATAATCTACATAATGAAGAAGCTCAattcattaaattaaaacttaTGTCTCCTAATCCTGAATTTGCTGAAGaagataatttatattatgggataaaaaaattttctgtCTATGCTAATAGAATTAAATCCATTGTTGATGActgtgaaaaaataaaagattcaGATGATGCTAgagataaatatttcttcGAATTTGTATCCGAAATTAATATGCAAGAAGGTAAAGAATTAAAACGATTAGATTATGAACTACAACAATATGctgaaaaaatacaaaacgAAGCTttgaaaattcaaaaattgaacccaaaaatgaaaaaatgtaaagtaGAAAAAGAGAAACGACATAGCGATAtacttaatataaaaaatgttattcttaaaaatatttatgatgtGATTAGTCAGacacaaaatataattaaaataaattctttaaGTTCTTACTATTCAACTTCTACAAAAGAATTAGGACAAACACCAGAAAACCCAGCTGATAActgttttcatttaaaaatgacATTACCTAGTTCACCCTCTggtttttattatgtattaccATCATGTTCTCAGGATGTGTTAAGAGTATTTTGTGATATGAAAATTGGAGgtacatattatattccTTCAGTAGATACTAGCctaattaacaaaataaaggatGTAGAAAATGTATGTGCCACTTATGGATTGGATCCCATTCATTTACATCATGAAAATCAAGTACATGTATTGAAACACTTGTTTTATATCATGGATATAAACATAACCAATCCAGTTCCTTTAGCTATTAGACGTGAAACAGAAGCATTTTTTTCGTTAGATTTTCAAGAAAATGTTCATACTGTTGTAACAAAATTTGGAACTCCTGTAGGGAATACATTTGGAGTAAATAATGAAGgggttcttttttttgattcTTCTAATTCTGAAATGTCAGCTTTTGTTTGTTCAGACAATATAAATTCAATTAATCTGCCTGAACCGTTTGTAAATTTAAGTTGTGAAACGACACTAAAACAAGCTAACGAAATAGATAAAGTGGTTGGAAGTGAGTATCTAATTAAATGCCCTCATGATTGTTTAGAACGAGAAACAGAAGAAAGTATCATAGGAGGGGAAGCAAACGTATATTCCGAAGATAGTTCTATATGCTTGTCAGCTATCCATTCAGGTGTTTATGATAAACATTATTTAATACATCTAAGAGTTGTAAATGGACTTGGTGAATATGAAGGTACATTTCAAAATGGAATTATTTCagaaaattacataaatgatAACCAAGAGTTTGCTTTTAAACTCTTTAATGTTCCTCCAAAATGTCCTGGTAAAAATACACAGAtgtccaatttttttttttttgaacttgATACTAGTAGAAGTGGAATAGATgagaaggaaaatatatacgtagACTCATCAACAGCTGATGCAATAAATGATTTAGTTATGATAGTTAACAAACAAGTCGGAAGTACTGATCCAACATTTTTAGCATTAATTAATAAGCAGTCAATGAAAATAGTTTCTAATGCTAGGAGGTATTTAAAACCAACAGagaattttgaaaaaaatatagaattattATCTAATGAAACCTTAAAAGATGTACAAAAGGTATCTCATATGATAAAATTGTTATCCTCAAAAATTACTTCAGAATtggaaaagagaaaatataaattagaaatattaatagatGAAAGACTACGACAGAAAGCATTTGAATCGTGGAAATTAGACATCAGTAcagaaaatgatatatatgataCATTCGAAATAGTAAATTCAGTACAACTACAACAAGGAGGAAAGTGGAAAATACTTGATAATCCAGTAAACGAAGGAATGGTTGGATATACCTTGACACAAAATGTACGCGTTTTAAATTCTCCTCAgatgaataatttatttaccgGTACATATGCTTTTTTAAGGTATAAATCTTTTTTCGATTTTGTGTTTTCaacttacatatatgtgaaGGGAACAGGATCCGTTGGATTAATTTTCAGAGcatatgataaatataattattatatgttagaATTAAATAATGGTCAAAATGGATTTAAGagattaataaaatttcaaaataatgaaCCCACAGAATTAGCTATAATAAAAGATCCTGGATTTGAAGAAGCTAATTGGTGTGCAGTAAGAATAGAATGTATTGGTtctaaaataaacataagtGTTATTAAAACGGTTAAGCCTTTATACGAATCTCCCATTCCTGATATTATAGTGAATGATGATTATAACACTGCTGGTACTATAGGTTTTTATACATACGGAATTGATTCAGTTGAATTTACAAAGCCAGTTGTTGAGTCTGTTGAATGCCTAACAAAAGAAAggacatataaaaatatttctccCTTAAGTTGcaatatatatgaagaattTTTCGTTGGAAAGTTCAATAAGTCGTATATCATATATGATCCTGAAAACGGAACTGGTGGACCATCTGATTGGtcttatgataataatatagggaaagaaaaacatgtaattttacaaaaatctAATATTAAAGGGGATGAAAATAAGGAAGTtccttcttttattattttacaaaataaaacttgTCAAGTTGgtgtaataaatttttccttatacCCTCAGTGTAGTAATAATGGTATAGTAGGtgcaatttttaaatttcatgATTCTAATAATTATACGATATTAGAAATAGGTTCTAACTTTACTCGTTTAagacaaaatataaatggaaACTATCAGTTACTAGCCAAATCCATTATTTCTGggtataaagaaaatatatggaaCCGTGTAACCATATCGTTCAGTTCTACCAATATTAATGTTAATATGGGAAGTGGCTTGATGACCTACCCGATATTTAGTTTAATAGGATTAGATTTACAAGATGGACAACAAATTGGTTTCACTTCTTACGGATGTAATAATATTGCTTTCAGTAATATTTTCCTACACCCTTTTGATTATAAACCTTATAGTCCTACACCTGCATCTATTGGTACTGAAAACATTATGcctatattttctaaaataaaagaagatacAATACAGAAAGACACTGAACAGgatgataattatatttcctCTGAACGAACAGATGAACAAGTTAAACAAGCCCAAATAGATAAACATGCATTTGAAGAAGAACCAAGTGATCAagttaaaaaagatatatactATTGTGCAACTCACAAAGATATTATAGATAGATTAACGTATTGTAGTAAATATGATAAGGAAAATCCTAATTGTCCAAATGAATTCTGCAAACTCTGCTGTGATAATATTGGTTCattaaatgaagaagatACTAAATCGTGCATAGAATTATGTGAAAAATTAGATGATAAAGTTGTGCATACATCTGAAATTTtggattttcttaaaaaatcaTGTATTAAATCCCCtaatgaagaattaaaaCAGTCATGTGAAAATGATACAAATAAAGAGGAGTGCTTAACCGACATGTGTCAAATGTGCTGTCAATCCGTTACTATACCGGAAAATCTAATTACTAACGACGTTAATATTAGTTCTCTAGTTAACCAGTGCATATCCTTATGCGATTAG